A window of Hordeum vulgare subsp. vulgare chromosome 5H, MorexV3_pseudomolecules_assembly, whole genome shotgun sequence genomic DNA:
ccggcgaggtgcccGTCCCAATCTCCGGCGAGGCTTGGTTCCTGCCGGCCGACCCCCGGCCGTTATATCGCTGCGCTTCGTCCAGGTGAGGATTCGTTCCTCTGCTCCTCCGTCTTAACTCTTCTTTCTCGGCTAGTTTATCGGCAGTGCTCCGTGAGGCTTGCTTTCAGCTCATCACTCCTTGCCAAGCCGCAGCGCATGTTCATTACTCCCTTTATTTTTAGGAACGAAATAAATGAatgtaaactctaaaatatgtctatttaCATTCATATGTACTTCCTCTATATCTAAATACTTATAGTTGGGGGAAAAAAGCCAGGTCTttcaactacaagtatttagatACAAACggagtattttttttatatatcgAAATTTTTAAAAGGTCTTATGTTTAAGAACGGAGGAAATAGTTTGAAAGCCTTGGGATGAAAGAAGTGAATCTCGTGTTTCCGTCGACATCAACTTTTCGGTGTGGCGCATCGGCGCAAGTCGACCAAGCGACGTTGATGGGTGAACCGACGGTCCCTACGAGCGTGCACCACCAGGGGCGAAGCCAGCCAAAACATGTCATGTAGTAACATGTACGCTTGTTCATGGGGTAGTATATGGACCCTGCATCACATGCGGTGACCCATGAAAGTCTGTCACGGACAAGTAAGACCCTCTCACTCCTCTCCTATCCATTAGTACTGCTATGGCTCTGGCTCCCCACAGCCAAAAGGTTTCGTTTCCGTTCCGATCCCCGGCGAGTTTGCTTCCTCCAACACTTCATGGTGCAGGGTTTAGCGGccgctttttttatttgggcctgTCCCGTCGGCTTCGAGCTATAACGTAAAGATCCTCCTTTTCATTTCTGCTATTCCCTCAGTCCCAAGTTATTTGTTGCATAAATGGATAGACGATATATCCATTTATGCGACAAGTAATTTGGGACGGAGGAGTACTTTAGTGCAACGGGAGTTTGGTTTTAGTTCTATTTATCCCGGCATTGTGTTACGTGGTGCCTCTGTCTTGATAATTGTTTGCTGATTTAAGTGTGTGTTTTCCCGAGCGACGACCGCTCATTTTTTGCATCTTTTGCCGATCAGAGTGGACACATAGCCCCTATTTTCATGACGACAATTGAGTCACAATACAAGCACATCAAGTACCCAATGAGATCATACATCCCTAGAGATTTAACCACATCCAAGGGATGTCAATGACTGAATAATCCAAACTACCACATGAACCAACCAAACACAAGTATCATCTTGACACAACGGTACCCTAGCTATCAAAATAAACAGAGTCACCGGACAACATGGCCACATCCTTGCGAACGTCTgaagactcctctcgccaccagAGAGTCTTTTAGAACCCTCGCTAAGAAAGCCTTGTAGTCCTCATTTATGCATAGGCCGGCACAAAGATCCGGCACGAAGATCTCCAGCAATGAACATAGAATAAATATCACATTAGTAGGATCAGTAGGCAATACACTTTGAAATCCTTGTTTTCCAAATAATCAAAAGTAAAAAGGCGGAGGCAATAGAGCCCGTATAGGCCGGAACAAAAACACCACTCACAAAACTCAAAGTTTTCACCATGCTTGGAGGGGTGGGAATTCTTGACACCGCTCCACTCGGTCGCGTGAATTCTCGACAAAGTTTTGGCTACATATGCAACTTAATCACATACATTTTAGGaagtttaattaattaaattataCATTTACCAACTTTATATAGCTTAGAAGAAATGGAGCAATGCGGGTGACAATATTGATGCAAGAGGTAGCCCATCCTCGGGTAGCCTTATTCGAGCTAACCTTGCATACTTGCATTCATGCACTTGTTCATCTCTGTGTATCTATATGCGTGTGGCAATGCACTATCTAACTGATCTGCTCTGTAGTGAGATCATCGATGGGTAACAAATGTCTCGTGGTGGTGACCAGCATCCTCGCTGTGTTGACGGTCGTCTTTGGAGTCATCAGCGCGGTTCTCTTGGCGCTGGTATGCACGCATCGCATGCTAGATATATGTATTTCTCATTGTAACCTGCTAGATGTTATCTCTTTCTCACTCTAATTAACCTTTCACCAAGatttcaaacaaacaaaaaaaacttCGACCAAGCACAATCTAGTTGATAATAATATTATGGACTCTTCTTAACGGTGTGCATTCATTCATGCAGAAACATCACCAACATGACAATGGAGAGTTCTATACGTACCGGCGCTCGCCTGCGATGCCATGCGGCGTGGTGGCAGCCGTGTTGGCGTCGATGACGCAGATTCTTGCCAGTGTGGCCATCTGCTGTTGTGGGGCATGGCGGGTAACTAAGGGGGGCAAGCGCATCGCTGCAGTGGTCTTCTTCATCACCTCATGGTACATAAAAATTTCATTATTCACAAGTCAATATCCCGCCTACTTTCTGTCACTAGTCAAGGAAAATATCGTCACTAAAATTAATGCTAGTATATGTTTTTTTTCTGAATAAGGGGAAATTGCACCTCGGGCACTAATTAAACTTGAAAGGAGGTCCATGAAACTAGCAATTCAAACCGCTGCATGCTGGCCTATTTGCCACAGTGACTGCTTTAACAGGTGGCACTATGTGGCGTGGTGGGCTAAGATGTGGCGCGGCCCGAGAATTTTAGAATAGACGATGCTTCACGCGTTGCTGCGGAAAACTTATTAAAAATATATGGATAAACATTAGAAAACTAATGTTAATGCAAAAACCATTATAAAAATGTCTTGCTTAATTAtctagaaaaaaaaaatcaagcatgagggtatgttttgcatgaagagattaatgaaaaaaataacttatgactacatgcatgacttgatgatgtggcattgttgcATGAAGAGGAAAATTGGGTAGTGGGTTCTAGCTATTTAGGAATAGAAGATTCATTGTTCTTTTATTATCATTTCTTTTAGAATTTGAAAACTGAACTTTAATACATAATATATATCTACTTGGTGGCTTGTTCATTTAAATTGTATAATTAACATTGTCTCTATGCCATGCGTACATACTTGCAGGGTCCTTGCGATCATAGCAGTGCTACTATTTCTAGCAGGCGCCATGTTAGGGTTTGAAGGCTCTGCAAAGAAAACGGTTGGGAATGTTAGGATCGTCGGAGGTGTCGCTCTTTTCGTGATCGCGACATTTTTGTTTCTTGTAGTTGCTGCCCTTGATGTCACCTCATACCGACTAGTTCGGAAGAAGGACCACTACCAAGCATACGTTGGCAGTAATCCTCCTATGGTGCCAGCAACATCTAAAGACGGTCCGAACGCTTTTGCTCCTGCACCGCACAATCAAGTTTAAGGTTAGCTCTACCACCATGGAATGGTTGTGTTTGC
This region includes:
- the LOC123396085 gene encoding uncharacterized protein LOC123396085, with protein sequence MGNKCLVVVTSILAVLTVVFGVISAVLLALKHHQHDNGEFYTYRRSPAMPCGVVAAVLASMTQILASVAICCCGAWRVTKGGKRIAAVVFFITSWVLAIIAVLLFLAGAMLGFEGSAKKTVGNVRIVGGVALFVIATFLFLVVAALDVTSYRLVRKKDHYQAYVGSNPPMVPATSKDGPNAFAPAPHNQV